GGCACGAGCACGCGCGGCATCGGGGGCGCGCCGGCGCGCAGCAAATCGCTGATCGTTCGCCGGAGCGCTTGCACCGCGTCCCTGCCCTGTGCCATGAGCACATTCAAATTCGACGCATCGAGCAGCGACGCCGCGCGCAGGTCGAGAATCTGGTCGCCGATCGCGACACCGACGCGCGCGTCTTCGCCCGCGCGGCGAAAGACGCCGAACGGCAAGTTCTGAATTGGAAAGTCGGTCGCGGCGTCGTTCGCGGAATCCACCCACGAGCGAAGCGCCGGATCGTGCGTAGTGTCGAGCATGTCAGGGAAGAAAGCCGAGCAAACGAAGGTCGTCCACTGGCTCGCGGAAGGAGCACGAGCCGAACGAGGTCGCCACCCGTTGCCGCGCCGACGCAAGCGCACTCGCGTCGAGCTGGCGGCCGTGCCACGCGACGCTGTGCGGCGCGAACGTGAACGCGCTTGCATCACGTTCCGTCACAATGCGCTCGGCGTCCGCGTCCGATGTTCCCTGGGCCATGAACGCCGCCGCGAGAAAGACGTTCAGGTAGCCGTACATCGGTCCGTGCGGCGCATCGTCCGCATAGGTGAGTCGGAAATCGCCGCGAATGGGATGATGCAAACCAGCGGTCGCCTTGAACGGGACGCCGGCGTCGAGGCAACACCGAATGAAGCGAACGATGTCGCCCGGCGCGGGGAATGCTTCGGCGGTGACACCGCCGGTGCGAACCTTGGCGTGGATGCCTGCGCGCTTCACGGCGCGGACGAGCGCAGCCGGATCGGGCGACACCGGCAGCTCAGCGAAGACGACAAACTCGTCGTGCCCGAACGCCGCCGCGGCGACGATGTCTTCTTCACGCACTGCCTTGCACTCGAGCGTGTCGATCGCGGCGTTCGTCACGATTGCGTTGAATGCGCGAACGCGCTGCACATCGCCGGCGATGTCAGGGCCAGCCAACGCGGACACCGCCCACGGCGCGGGGCCGGCTGGATGCACGCCTTCGAGTGCGGCACCGAATTCATCGAGGCGCGCGACAGAGACGACGAACCGGCCGAGCATCCATGCGTCGGCCGACGTGCGGTACGCATCGTACTCGCGAACGGCGGCCGGCATGTCGAGCGCCGCGGGCGGAAACAGCCCGGCGTAATCCACCACGCCGTGCAGGAGCGCCCGCAGCGCCTCGCTCACGGCTCGAGCTTGCGCTTCGTATTGACGATGGTGCCGCGACAGGTCGCGGCGCCGCAGCGGCACCCGTAGAAACGGAGATCCGCCTCGGTGTACTTCGGATCATCCTCGTACATGTAGTCGTAGGTGATCTCGTCGCCCGCCGCGATGTCCTTCAACGCCTCGATCCAGATGCGCCCGCGAATCACGAACGTCTCCGCGTTCGGATCGCACGAGTGGTTGATGAAGCGCGCTTCATTGCCGTTGAACGCCGCGTCCACACACTGCTTCGTATTCACGATGAACAGAAACGTGTGGTGATCGCGCATTTTCTCATCGTCGTACCGGCGATCGGCTTCGGCGTTGCTGATCTTCTCGCCCGTGTACTCGATGATGCGCGTTCCCTTGGGGATAGCCTTGCGCGCGAACGCGCCGAGCCCGTGAATGGGCGAACCGCGCAGTTCCATCCACTCGTTGACGGGACCCGCTTTGCCTGCCGGCGACTTGCGTGCCGGCGGCGGCGTTGGCGCTGGCTTTCGAGTGGTGCGCTGCGTGGCGCGTTTGGCGGCGCGTTTGGTGGCGCGCTGCGTCGGACCTTTCTTTGCGGCGGTCTTCCTGCGTGTTTTCGTCGGCATGTCGTCCTGGTTTGTCATCCCGAGCGAGCGCTCTGCTCCGCTCAGGATGACAAACCTAGCCGATCAGAAATCGAACCGCATGCCCGCCGTAAGGCCGAAATTGTTCGCCGTGTTGCCCGTAATGCCGAGGCCGGTCGCGTCCTTGAAATTGAACTTGCCGATGTAGTCGCGGGCGAGAACGCGCAACGCCATTCCACGTCCCACGGTGAAGTCGGCGCCAACGCCGACGTTGCCGGCAAGGTTCGTCGCGCTCGCGTTGATGACCGACACGGCGTTGACGTCGTACTTCATCGCGCCGACACCTGCCTGCACGAACGGGGAGAGCGCGGTCCCGCCAGCCTTCGCGTTGCCGAGATCGTACTCGAGGTCCGCGTCATACAGGAGCACCGACGTCGTGCCCAGCTGCACGCCGCCGAGAATCGGCAAACCGACCTGCATGTTGGAATTCGTATAGCCGATGTTGCCGACGAGCGACAGCTGCGGCGACAACGACAAACCCGCCTGAGCGCCATACAGCATGCTTGGCTTGCTGCTCAAGCTCGTGCCGAGCGGGCCGCTGAGATAGTTGCCGAAGATCATCGCGCCGGCGTATGGCGTGACGTGAAGAACGGTGCCGGATTCCGGCGCCTGGGCGAGTGCGGGAGTCGCGAGTACCGACGACGCGATGAGAGCACGAATGAGGCTGCGCATGAGTCGAATGATTGAGATGTGAGCGTGTCTTCAACCGCCCACTCAGGCACGATGGAGACCACTGGGCGTGCCCGCTTTAACATCTTGCAATCACTCGGCTTAGCAGATTTGTGGCGTTCCGCCGAAACGGCTCGGCGTCATCTGCATGGGACGCGCATTCGTCCTCTTCCAGCTACCGCCGCAAAGTTACGGGTCGCTACAGGTATCCCATCGCCTGGAGCGCCTCGTAGCGGCGAAGCGGCGACGACGGAAAGTTGGTTCCACCGCCGTCGATGCGAAACGAGCGTCCGGGAAACTTCACCGCATGCGCCTTCGCGACGACCGCTTCCCACGCGGTGGGAATGGTGTAGCCGAACGCGTTCGCGACGAGCACGTCGTCGTAGTAGCCGGCGGTCAGCAGGAGATCGCCTTCTCGGTACGCGTCGTAGAGGTACAGATCTCGCGCGATCGTCTCGGGAAACTGAATCACCTTCCCCGACGCGCGATGATCCATGTACATCGAGCACGACGCGCCGAAGCCCGGCGCGAAGTTGGGACGGAACGTGCCGTCGACGAGTGACGCGAACGTATCGCCGAGCGGATCGCGATTCAGGTTCCACAGCAAGTTCGGATGCGCGTTGTACCCGAACCGCTCGCACTTCTCGAAGAACCAGACGCCATCGCGCGCGGCGATGAAGTTGGCGTCGCCGAATCCGGTGTAGCGCATCTCGCGGTACGCCGGAAACAAGCGGCCAACACTCTCGCGAACCGCGC
Above is a window of Gemmatimonadaceae bacterium DNA encoding:
- a CDS encoding SET domain-containing protein-lysine N-methyltransferase; translation: MPTKTRRKTAAKKGPTQRATKRAAKRATQRTTRKPAPTPPPARKSPAGKAGPVNEWMELRGSPIHGLGAFARKAIPKGTRIIEYTGEKISNAEADRRYDDEKMRDHHTFLFIVNTKQCVDAAFNGNEARFINHSCDPNAETFVIRGRIWIEALKDIAAGDEITYDYMYEDDPKYTEADLRFYGCRCGAATCRGTIVNTKRKLEP
- a CDS encoding outer membrane beta-barrel protein, producing the protein MRSLIRALIASSVLATPALAQAPESGTVLHVTPYAGAMIFGNYLSGPLGTSLSSKPSMLYGAQAGLSLSPQLSLVGNIGYTNSNMQVGLPILGGVQLGTTSVLLYDADLEYDLGNAKAGGTALSPFVQAGVGAMKYDVNAVSVINASATNLAGNVGVGADFTVGRGMALRVLARDYIGKFNFKDATGLGITGNTANNFGLTAGMRFDF